The DNA region CGAACTTCAACGATGCGCGGCGACATGCTCCTCGACCTCCAGGGCCGTCAACTCGATCTCCCGGCCGCGGACCACGCCGGTCGCGGGTCCGCCGCAGACCGGGCACCGGAACCGGAACGGGTCATCCAGGACGCGTTCGGCCCCGCACGCCGCGCACGACACGGCGACCGGGACGCGCTCGACGACGAGCCGGGCTCCGTCGAGCGGCGTGCCGCGGCAGGCCACCTCGAACGAGAACCGCAGCGCCTCCTCGGCCACGCCGGCGAGTGCGCCGAGCCGGACGTGCACGGCGTCGACCCGAATCCCCGCGGGGCCCGCGCCTCCGAGTTCCGCGGCCCGCTCGGCGGCGAGATCCACCAGGCGCACGGCGATCGACAGTTCGTGCACGGTGGTCAGACCCCCACGGGGAGCTCGAGTCCCCGCCGCCCCCGGTTGGCCAGCGCCAGGTGATGCCGGGTGTAGTGGACGAGATACCGATGCTGCCCGGCCGTGAGCCGGTGACACGCGCATCCCCAGTGCACGGCGACCACGTCTCCGGGGCGGACTCCGGCGAGCAGCGTCTCACCGTCGAATCGCCGCAGCACGCTGCGGGGTTCGGGCGCGCCCAAGACGATGTCGTCTTCCACGAGGGTGAGCGGGCGGCGTTCCACCAGGAGCGCGTCGCCGTGCTCGGCGATCACCCGTCCCCAGCTGATCCGGCACGCGTCCATCGTGGCGAGGCTGTGGGACGTTTCCCGGTGGCCTGTCCGCACGGGCATGCTGAAGACGTGGAAGTTGTGATGGGGCCGGGCGCCCGCCGGCGCCTGGCCCAGGACGGAGCGCAGGAGCGGTGCGGGAAACCGCCCGCTGAACCGCTCTTCGAGATGCCGCCACAGGTCCGCGGCTTCGACGCGCGCCAGCAGGGCGTTGCCGAGCCAGTATGCTTCGATCACACGCACGTCAAAGGGGTCGGGGATGCCGTTGGCGGCGGCGATGAACGTGTAGTAGGGGAACGCGCCGGCGAAGCGCGTCAGGATCTGCTCGAGCCCCCGGTCGCCGTGCTCGTCGCCGAGATACTCGAGCATCGTCCGGTTTTCTTCGGGACCGCAGTAGCCGAGGCGGTTCGGCATGAAGCTGAACCGCGCGGCCAGGAGCGCCCCGTCGCGGCTCATGAGCCGGCTTCCCGTACCACGTCCGGCGCCGTTGCCTCGAGCGCCGTGGTTTCGAGTTCGTCGAGGAGCCGCAGTGTCGCAGCCGCGTCGGCCGCCGAGATCCGCTCGACCGCCAACCCCAGGCTCACGAGGACCCAGTCGCCGGGTTGCACGTCGAGCAGGCCGAGGAGGATCGTCCGGGGCGTCCCACGGACGTCGACCCGCGCCGTGCGGGCCTCAGGGTCGGTGATGTCGAGGACCCTACCGGGCAGCGCGACGCACATCGAAGTACGCCTCCGGAATCTCGTGGAGCCCGAGGGCCACGGCCTCGTCCATGCCCCGTTCAACGGCGTGCGACAGGCCGACACCGTCATCGAAGCGTGACCCCTCGATCCCGATGATGATGAGCCGCCGGGGCAGGCATCGGAGCGCGCGTGCGAGCGCGATCGCCTCCGCCACGCCGAGCCCGTGCGTCGAAGCGCCGGGCGCGTGACCGGCGCCCAGACCCCGGCGGACCTCCGACGGCTCGTCTTCTCCGCCGGCGTCCAGGCGGTGCATCGTCCCGGCGGCGGCTCCGGACTGTGCGGCGTCGAACAGAATCACCGTTTCGGCTCCCCGCCACGCGTCGAGCAACGCGGTCCCGTCCCGCCCGTCGTGCAGCATCACCGGCACGCCCGCGGCCGCGCCGAGTCGCCGGGCGGCCGCGAGCCCGGCACCGTCGTCGCGGCGGTACTCGTTGCCGACCCCGATCACGAGCACCGGCACCGCCGCCCTCGCGCTAACCACGGTCGATGTGGAGCCGGAGAAAGTGGGTCGCGCACGAGATGCACGGGTCGTAGTTGCGAACCGCCTGCTCGCAGCGCAGGGTGAGCCGGTCGTCCGCCAGCGCGAGCGACTGCTGGACGACGTTCCGGAGGTCGGCTTCGATCTGCGCCTGGTTCTGCGACGTCGGGGGGACGATCCGCGCGTCGAGGATCGTCCCGCCCTTGTCGATCGTGTACCGGTGATAGAGGATGCCGCGTGGCGCCTCGGTGCACCCGTGCCCGGTCGCCGCGCGGGCCGGTACGTCAACGAACGGCCGCGCAGGCACCTCGTACTCGTCGATGAGCCGCAGCGCCTCGTCGCAGGCGTACACCAGCTCGACGCCACGGACGATAATACTCTGGAACGGGTTCCGGCACGCCGGCCCGAGGCCGGCCTTGCGCGCGGCCTCCTGGGCCAGGGGGGAGAGGGCGTCGAAGTTGAGGTTATAGCGGGCGAGCGGACCCGCCAAGTAGGCGCCCCGGGCCCGGAGGCGCGAGTGCAGGGCGTGTGAGTGCGGGACCTGCTCCTCGACGAAGTGGTCGCCGAACTCGGCAACCGGGATGTCGAGTCCGCCGCTGCTGGCGATCCGGCCGTCGTCGATCGGGTACTCGCCCGGCCGGCGCAGGGCGACGAACTCGTAGGGCTGTTCGAACTCCGGAAAGTCGAAGCCGGCGACCCAGCGGACCGTCTCGACCGCCGCGTCCCGGGCCCGCCGGAGCCGGTCCGCGATCCCGCTCAGTTCCGCCCGGGACGGCACGCGGTAGAATCCGCCCACCCGCACGTTGATCGGGTGCACCTCGCGGCCGCCGAGCAGGCGCATGAGCTCGTTGCCGGTTTGCTTCAGGGCGAGCCCGCGCTGCACGGCTTCGAGGTGGTCGCCGGCCATCTCGACGATGCTCCCGTACCCGAGAAAGTCGGGCGCGTGCAGCATGTACACGTGGAGCGCGTGGCTCTGGATCCACTCGCCGCAGTACAGGAGGCGGCGCAGCGCCCGCACTTGTTCGTCCACCCGCACGCCGCACGCGTCCTCCATCGCCCGGCAGGCGCTCATCTGATAGGCGACGGGACAGATGCCGCAGATGCGGGCCGTGATGTCCGGTGCTTCTGTGAACGCGCGCCCGCGCAGGAAGGCTTCGAAGAAGCGCGGCGGCTCGTAGATCCGGAGGCGGACGTCGGTCACGCGGCCGCGCGAGGTCCGCACGTAGAGCGCGCCCTCACCCTCCACCCTGGCCAGGGCGTCCACCTTGATGGTGCGCAGACGGCCCGAGCGGCGTTCAGCCGGCATGGGGCTTGTCCTTCCCGGCCTCCGGCGAGGCCGGACGGTTGGGTCCGCCCGCGCCCGTTGCCTCGGCCGCGATGCGGAAGGCGCTGGTATACCCGTTGATGCCGCGGTAGGCGAGGGCGATCGCCGGTTCCGGGACGCCGAGACGCCGCCACCAGCCGGAGAGCGCCGCCGTGTTCGGGCTCTCCATCGGTCCGTAGCAGCCGTAACATCCCCGGTCATACGCCGGACAGATCGCCCCGCACCCCGCGTGCGTGACCGGACCGAGACACGGCGTCCCGCGCGCCACGATGACGCACACAGTCCCGCGGCGCTTGCACTCCACGCACACGCTATGGTTCCGGATGCCGGGAGACCGTCCGCGCAGGTACGCGCTCAAGACCTCCAGGAGCTGGACCTTGTTGATCGGACATCCCTGGAGCTCGAAATCCACCTTGACGTGCGCCGAGATCGGCGTCGAGGTGGCCAGGGTCTGAATGTACTCCGGCTTCGCGTAGACGGCCTGAAGAAATTCCTGGACGTTCTGGAAGTTGCGCAGCGCCTGGATTCCGCCGGCGGTGGCGCAGGCGCCGATCGTGACGAGATACCGCGACGCGCGGCGCACACGCCGGATCCGCTCCGCGTCGTCCGCCGTCGTGATGGAGCCTTCGACGAGCGACACATCGTACGGGCCGCCGACCGTGCCGCGCGACGCCTCGAGGAAGTACGCGATCTCGATTCGGCCCGCGAGCGCGAGCAGCTCGTCTTCGCACGACAGGAGGCTCAACTGGCAGCCGTCGCAGGACGCGAACTTCCAGACCGCGAGCGTCGGCCGGCCGCTCCGTCCCCCCGAGGTCGTTCGCCGCCGGCCCGTCATCAGAACTCCCGCACCCCGAGAAACGGCGCGAGACGATCGTAGCGGAACACCGGCCCGTCCTTGCAAACGAAGGCCGGTCCGAACTGGCAGTGGCCGCACAGCCCGATCGCGCACCGCATGTTGCGTTCCATGGACAGGTAGATCTGCTCGGGGGCCAGGCCGCGGTGCCGCAGGTCCGCGATCGCAAAGCGCATCATGACCTCGGGCCCGCACACGAGCGCCACCGCGTCGGACGGTTCGAACTCCGCGAGGGGGAGGAGCGTGCCCGCGACCCCGACGTGGCCGCGCCACGCGCGGCCAGCCGTTGCCGGCACCGGCGCCGCGTCGACGGTCACCTCGATCTGCACGTCGAAGCGGCCGCGCCACCGCGCCAGCTCGCGCGTGTACAAGAGATCGGCCGGCGTCCGGGCGCCGTACAGCACCACCACCCGTCCGTACCGGTCGCGATGCGCGAGCAGGTGGTAGACGGCCGGGCGCAGGGGCGCGAGGCCGATCCCGCCGGCCATGACCACGACGTCGCGTCCGGCCGCCTGGTCCAGCGGCCAGGCGCTGCCGAAGGGACCGCGGAGACCGACCACCCCGCCGCGGCGCAGGCCGCGAAGCGCGCGGGTGACCGCCCCGACCGCCCGGACCGTGTGTGTGAGCACGCCTGGTTTCGCCGGGTCGCCGCTGATCGAGATCGGGACTTCGCCGAGCCCGAACACGTAGAGCATGTTGAACTGCCCGGGCGCGAATGCCGTCCCCTCGTCGGCCGCGAGCTCGAGCGTCACGGTGTCGTGCGTGTCGCGCACCACGCGCCGCACCCGGTACGGTGCGGGCGCCATCGGGTCCGGCTGCGCGTCACACACGGGTGCCGTAGACATCGAGCACTTGTAAACGGGCCGTCCGCAGCCGCTGCCCGAACACCATGGCGAACCGCTTCAGCAGCTCGTAGCCGAGGCGGGGATCCTCTTCGCATTTCCGGCGGATGCAGGCACCGTCGAACTCCGTCGCCCGGACGAGCTCGAGCGCGCGCGCATCGCACGACATGCGGTAGGGCGGCACCAGCCAGGACCAGCCGAGCACGTCGCCTGCGCCGAGCGTCAGCACCGTGAGCGGTCCGCGGTCCGGCGAAGCGATCTCCAGCGCCACGCGCCCGTGGCGGAGCAGATAGAAGTGGTCCGCGGGATCGCCCTCGCGAAAGATGACGTCGTTCTCGGCGTAGTGGACGTTCGAGCCGCATCCGGCGATGAGCTGGACGTCGTCGGACGGTAGCCCGCGGAAGAACGGATGGCCGGCCAGAATGTCCGCCAGGTCACGCATCCCGGTCCTCCCTTCACGACGCGTCGGCGGGCGCCGTCTTACGCTCCTTTGCCGCCCGGATCAC from bacterium includes:
- a CDS encoding oxidoreductase encodes the protein MTGRRRTTSGGRSGRPTLAVWKFASCDGCQLSLLSCEDELLALAGRIEIAYFLEASRGTVGGPYDVSLVEGSITTADDAERIRRVRRASRYLVTIGACATAGGIQALRNFQNVQEFLQAVYAKPEYIQTLATSTPISAHVKVDFELQGCPINKVQLLEVLSAYLRGRSPGIRNHSVCVECKRRGTVCVIVARGTPCLGPVTHAGCGAICPAYDRGCYGCYGPMESPNTAALSGWWRRLGVPEPAIALAYRGINGYTSAFRIAAEATGAGGPNRPASPEAGKDKPHAG
- a CDS encoding HypC/HybG/HupF family hydrogenase formation chaperone; this translates as MCVALPGRVLDITDPEARTARVDVRGTPRTILLGLLDVQPGDWVLVSLGLAVERISAADAAATLRLLDELETTALEATAPDVVREAGS
- a CDS encoding cyclic nucleotide-binding domain-containing protein, which produces MRDLADILAGHPFFRGLPSDDVQLIAGCGSNVHYAENDVIFREGDPADHFYLLRHGRVALEIASPDRGPLTVLTLGAGDVLGWSWLVPPYRMSCDARALELVRATEFDGACIRRKCEEDPRLGYELLKRFAMVFGQRLRTARLQVLDVYGTRV
- a CDS encoding hydrogenase maturation protease codes for the protein MPVLVIGVGNEYRRDDGAGLAAARRLGAAAGVPVMLHDGRDGTALLDAWRGAETVILFDAAQSGAAAGTMHRLDAGGEDEPSEVRRGLGAGHAPGASTHGLGVAEAIALARALRCLPRRLIIIGIEGSRFDDGVGLSHAVERGMDEAVALGLHEIPEAYFDVRRAAR
- a CDS encoding hydrogenase maturation nickel metallochaperone HypA, with protein sequence MHELSIAVRLVDLAAERAAELGGAGPAGIRVDAVHVRLGALAGVAEEALRFSFEVACRGTPLDGARLVVERVPVAVSCAACGAERVLDDPFRFRCPVCGGPATGVVRGREIELTALEVEEHVAAHR
- a CDS encoding Ni/Fe hydrogenase subunit alpha; translated protein: MPAERRSGRLRTIKVDALARVEGEGALYVRTSRGRVTDVRLRIYEPPRFFEAFLRGRAFTEAPDITARICGICPVAYQMSACRAMEDACGVRVDEQVRALRRLLYCGEWIQSHALHVYMLHAPDFLGYGSIVEMAGDHLEAVQRGLALKQTGNELMRLLGGREVHPINVRVGGFYRVPSRAELSGIADRLRRARDAAVETVRWVAGFDFPEFEQPYEFVALRRPGEYPIDDGRIASSGGLDIPVAEFGDHFVEEQVPHSHALHSRLRARGAYLAGPLARYNLNFDALSPLAQEAARKAGLGPACRNPFQSIIVRGVELVYACDEALRLIDEYEVPARPFVDVPARAATGHGCTEAPRGILYHRYTIDKGGTILDARIVPPTSQNQAQIEADLRNVVQQSLALADDRLTLRCEQAVRNYDPCISCATHFLRLHIDRG
- a CDS encoding DUF6390 family protein; the protein is MSRDGALLAARFSFMPNRLGYCGPEENRTMLEYLGDEHGDRGLEQILTRFAGAFPYYTFIAAANGIPDPFDVRVIEAYWLGNALLARVEAADLWRHLEERFSGRFPAPLLRSVLGQAPAGARPHHNFHVFSMPVRTGHRETSHSLATMDACRISWGRVIAEHGDALLVERRPLTLVEDDIVLGAPEPRSVLRRFDGETLLAGVRPGDVVAVHWGCACHRLTAGQHRYLVHYTRHHLALANRGRRGLELPVGV
- a CDS encoding FAD/NAD(P)-binding protein — encoded protein: MSTAPVCDAQPDPMAPAPYRVRRVVRDTHDTVTLELAADEGTAFAPGQFNMLYVFGLGEVPISISGDPAKPGVLTHTVRAVGAVTRALRGLRRGGVVGLRGPFGSAWPLDQAAGRDVVVMAGGIGLAPLRPAVYHLLAHRDRYGRVVVLYGARTPADLLYTRELARWRGRFDVQIEVTVDAAPVPATAGRAWRGHVGVAGTLLPLAEFEPSDAVALVCGPEVMMRFAIADLRHRGLAPEQIYLSMERNMRCAIGLCGHCQFGPAFVCKDGPVFRYDRLAPFLGVREF